In Hemitrygon akajei chromosome 17, sHemAka1.3, whole genome shotgun sequence, one DNA window encodes the following:
- the trappc2l gene encoding trafficking protein particle complex subunit 2-like protein, with amino-acid sequence MAVCVAVIAKENYPLYIKTVPTENELKFHYTVHTSLDVVEEKISAVGKALVDQRELYLGLLYPTEDYKVYGYVTNTKVKFVIVVDSSNIALRDNEIRSMFRKLHNSYTDVVCNPFYNPGEVIQSKVFDNMVSGMMVQVC; translated from the exons AATTATCCTTTGTACATCAAAACGGTGCCAACGGAGAATGAACTGAAATTTCATTACACAGTACACACTTCGCTGGACGTTGTGGAGGAGAAGATTTCAGCAGTGGGAAAGGCGCTGGTAGATCAAAGAGAACTCTACCTGGGTCTGCTCTACCCCACTGAGGATTACAAAGT ATACGGCTATGTCACCAACACCAAAGTGAAATTTGTTATTGTGGTAGATTCTTCCAACATCGCGCTGAGGGACAATGAAATCCGTAGT ATGTTTCGGAAGCTGCACAATTCTTACACTGATGTCGTGTGCAATCCGTTTTACAACCCAGGAGAAGTGATTCAGTCCAA AGTCTTTGACAACATGGTTTCTGGCATGATGGTCCAGGTGTGCTGA